The following proteins come from a genomic window of Anopheles ziemanni chromosome 3, idAnoZiCoDA_A2_x.2, whole genome shotgun sequence:
- the LOC131286442 gene encoding probable proline--tRNA ligase, mitochondrial, with the protein MHRLSKIFQPALIIPKNATVKNQDITSKSQKLMLEQGLIRQAGNGTFHVLPLLQRAVEKAVNLIDVHMHSIGAQKLTLPLLTSAELWKKSGRLGDAHSSNSPPTELLQTTDRHGKMHILGPTHEESITALLAAIAPVSYRQFPIRLYQISTKFRDEMKPRFGLMRAKEFLMKDLYTFDVDRIKCRQTYEEVNEAYDRLFSKIGVPFVKVSGDCGTMGGSLSHEYHFPSEVGEDQLVQCVRCGVRSNSELFENLSQQCKTCNGKSEDFERQAGIEVAHAFILEDRYTKALGATCLHPNGKPAPLQMGCYGIGVTRLIAAGIEVLSGEKEIRWPLPLVPYRVCIITPKAGSKEELAAAPWVHRMYNSLQTVKGCEGDIIVDDRDQLTIGKRLLDARKLGYPLIVIVGSKATTIGEEAFEVHNLIDGTERTLSFADSLASISAVLSDPEKDHGYLKMKVETQI; encoded by the exons ATGCACAGGTTATCCAAGATTTTCCAGCCTGCGTTGATTATACCGAAAAATGCAACAGTTAAAAATCAAGATATCACTTCCAAGAGTCAAAAG CTGATGCTGGAACAAGGTCTGATCCGACAGGCCGGCAATGGTACATTTCACGTACTGCCTCTGCTGCAACGGGCTGTCGAAAAAGCAGTCAACCTTATTGATGTTCACATGCACTCGATTGGCGCTCAAAAGCTAACGCTTCCCTTGTTAACATCTGCAGAACTTTGGAAGAAAAGTGGTCGTTTAGGAGATGCACACAGCTCCAACAGCCCACCGACGGAACTTCTACAAACCACCGACCGGCACGGAAAGATGCACATCTTAGGCCCG ACTCACGAAGAATCAATTACAGCTCTCTTGGCGGCAATCGCTCCGGTCAGCTACCGTCAGTTTCCAATTAGGTTGTatcaaatttcaaccaaatttCGGGATGAAATGAAACCAAGATTTGGGCTGATGCGAGCCAAAGAGTTTCTTATGAAGGATCTGTATACGTTTGACGTAGATCGAATCAAATGCCGGCAAACATATGAGGAAGTAAATGAAGCATACGATCGGTTGTTTTCCAAAATAGGCGTTCCATTTGTTAAGGTTTCCGGTGACTGTGGCACCATGGGAGGCTCGTTGTCTCATGAATACCACTTTCCCAGTGAAGTTGGCGAAGACCAGTTGGTGCAATGTGTGCGCTGTGGGGTTCGTTCAAATTCGGAACTGTTTGAAAATCTAAGCCAACAGTGCAAAACTTGCAACGGAAAGTCGGAAGACTTTGAACGCCAAGCTGGGATCGAAGTGGCACATGCATTCATCCTGGAAGACCGTTACACGAAAGCTCTCGGGGCAACTTGCCTACATCCGAATGGTAAACCTGCGCCACTGCAAATGGGGTGCTACGGAATTGGAGTCACACGCCTGATTGCGGCTGGTATAGAGGTTCTATCGGGTGAGAAGGAAATACGATGGCCTCTTCCGCTAGTACCCTACCGTGTGTGTATAATAACGCCAAAGGCTGGTAGCAAAGAAGAACTTGCAGCCGCTCCCTGGGTTCATCGTATGTATAACAGCCTGCAAACAGTGAAAGGTTGTGAAGGAGACATTATTGTCGACGACCGCGATCAGCTCACGATCGGAAAGCGGCTGCTGGATGCACGAAAACTTGGTTACCCTCTCATAGTGATAGTTGGTTCAAAGGCAACCACGATAGGAGAAGAGGCTTTCGAGGTCCACAACCTCATCGACGGAACAGAGCGAACCCTTTCATTTGCGGATAGTTTGGCCTCAATTAGCGCGGTTTTATCGGATCCAGAAAAAGATCATGGGTACTTAAAAATGAAAGTAGAAACGCAAATATAA
- the LOC131287346 gene encoding V-type proton ATPase subunit e 2-like: protein MGASALPIIIFSAIFGVIGIVLPIVAPKGPNRGIVQCVLILTAATCWLFWLCCYMAQMNPLIGPKLHQNTILIMAREWGNALPDMDGYTPEEHST from the exons ATGGGTGCATCCGCGCTACCGATCATCATATTCTCCGCCATTTTCGGTGTGATTGGCATTGTGCTGCCTATCGTCGCTCCGAAGGGCCCGAACCGTGG AATTGTGCAGTGTGTCCTGATACTAACAGCGGCTACCTGCTGGTTGTT CTGGCTGTGCTGCTATATGGCACAGATGAATCCGCTGATTGGCCCGAAACTGCACCAAAACACGATCTTGATCATGGCCCGCGAATGGGGAAACGCCTTGCCGGATATGGATGGGTACACCCCAGAGGAGCATTCGACATAA